One genomic region from Salvelinus fontinalis isolate EN_2023a chromosome 18, ASM2944872v1, whole genome shotgun sequence encodes:
- the LOC129815957 gene encoding transcription factor HES-5-like, producing the protein MKPVEIRFSLHRPLQHRDPAMVPTITPATIYSKEHLTLTNKLRNPVVEKLCRDHINNSIEQLKSFLVPEILNQQPDSKLDKADILEMTVCILRQQQQNQPVSSSSCSAPVNQGYSRCVHEIVHVLSKDELKTQSQRSLLSHFQSLQPSSDKNRRGSDHPQLSFPAQHSISKEKSPVNIALWRPW; encoded by the exons ATGAAGCCAGTAGAGATCAGATTTTCTCTACACAGACCTCTACAGCACAGAGATCCAGCCATGGTACCTACAATCACACCAGCCACGATCTACTCTAAGGAGCACCTGACTCTGACAAACAAG CTAAGAAACCCAGTGGTGGAGAAGTTATGCAGAGATCATATCAACAACAGCATTGAGCAGCTCAAGTCTTTCCTGGTTCCAGAGATCCTCAACCAGCAGCCCGACTCCAAGCTGGACAAAGCCGACATCCTGGAGATGACAGTTTGCATCCTGAGACAACAGCAACAGAACCAGCCAGTGAGCTCCTCCTCCTGCTCAGCACCTGTCAATCAGGGTTACTCCAGGTGTGTCCATGAGATTGTTCACGTCCTGTCTAAAGATGAGCTGAAGACACAGTCCCAGAGAAGCCTGCTGAGCCACTTCCAGAGCCTGCAGCCATCCTCTGATAAGAACAGGAGGGGGAGTGACCATCCTCAGTTGAGCTTCCCAGCCCAGCACAGCATCAGCAAAGAGAAGAGTCCAGTCAACATCGCCCTCTGGAGGCCCTGGTAG